From a region of the Seleniivibrio woodruffii genome:
- the lysS gene encoding lysine--tRNA ligase — MEQHRLDKMQKLKELSEQPFVNYHKVEHDIAEVTAKYAETEKENLPAQDVWFDVAGRIMALRPFGKAAFITIKDRTDIIQVYVKKGEISDEQYAVFDLTDVGDIVGIKGFLFKTKTGELTICAKEFRLLTKALRDLPEKWHGLKDIETRYRQRYVDLIVNEDVKETFKKRSLIVNEVRKFFLNRDFFEVETPMMHPIVGGATAKPFITHHNALDMPLYLRIAPELYLKRLVVGGFERIFEINRNFRNEGLSTRHNPEFTMIEWYNAYNDYHGLMDMIQEMCQGIAEKLYGKKEITFNGNVIDLSGNWPRLTMQEAIVKGSNITDDMLKDRASAEAAAAKIGVKVQKEWGKGKIIMEIFEELIEHTLINPTFIIDYPKEVSPLAKSKKDDPETTERFELFMGGFELANGFNELNDPIDQYERFAKQVAAKEAGDEEACMMDTDYIRALEYGLPPTAGAGLGIDRLVMLFTDSQSIRDVVLFPHMRPEDAE; from the coding sequence ATGGAACAGCACCGTCTTGATAAAATGCAGAAGCTGAAAGAGCTTTCTGAGCAGCCGTTTGTCAATTATCATAAAGTTGAGCATGATATAGCCGAAGTGACTGCAAAATATGCCGAAACCGAAAAAGAAAACCTCCCCGCACAGGACGTATGGTTCGACGTTGCAGGAAGGATCATGGCTCTGCGCCCCTTCGGAAAAGCGGCTTTCATCACCATAAAGGACCGCACCGACATCATTCAGGTATATGTTAAAAAAGGAGAGATATCCGACGAGCAGTACGCTGTGTTCGATCTCACCGACGTCGGCGATATAGTCGGCATCAAAGGCTTCCTTTTCAAAACAAAAACAGGCGAACTGACCATCTGCGCAAAGGAATTCCGCCTGCTTACCAAAGCTCTGCGCGACCTGCCCGAAAAATGGCACGGTCTCAAAGACATTGAGACCCGCTACCGCCAGAGATATGTCGACCTTATAGTTAATGAGGACGTTAAAGAAACTTTCAAAAAAAGAAGCTTAATTGTTAACGAGGTCAGAAAATTCTTCCTGAACAGGGATTTCTTTGAAGTGGAAACGCCAATGATGCACCCCATTGTGGGCGGCGCAACGGCCAAACCCTTCATAACACACCACAATGCACTCGACATGCCCCTCTATCTGCGCATCGCTCCGGAGCTTTATCTTAAGCGTCTGGTGGTGGGCGGATTCGAGAGAATTTTTGAAATAAACCGAAATTTTAGAAATGAAGGATTATCAACACGACATAATCCTGAATTTACCATGATTGAGTGGTATAATGCTTACAATGACTATCACGGTCTTATGGACATGATTCAGGAAATGTGCCAGGGAATAGCTGAAAAGCTCTATGGCAAAAAAGAGATAACCTTTAACGGAAACGTGATAGACTTAAGCGGTAACTGGCCGAGACTCACAATGCAGGAGGCCATCGTCAAAGGCAGCAACATCACTGATGATATGCTGAAAGACAGGGCTTCTGCCGAAGCTGCTGCGGCCAAAATTGGTGTCAAAGTTCAGAAGGAATGGGGCAAAGGCAAGATAATAATGGAGATTTTTGAGGAACTGATTGAGCACACCCTCATCAACCCTACATTCATTATAGACTATCCCAAAGAGGTCTCCCCGCTGGCGAAGTCCAAAAAGGATGATCCTGAAACCACTGAAAGGTTCGAACTTTTCATGGGCGGATTTGAGCTTGCCAACGGCTTCAACGAACTTAACGACCCCATCGACCAGTACGAAAGATTTGCAAAACAGGTTGCGGCGAAAGAAGCCGGAGACGAGGAAGCCTGTATGATGGATACCGACTATATCCGTGCCCTTGAGTACGGTCTGCCCCCCACAGCGGGCGCAGGTCTGGGTATCGACAGGCTCGTTATGCTCTTCACCGACAGCCAGTCAATAAGGGACGTTGTATTATTTCCCCATATGAGGCCAGAGGATGCCGAATAA
- the hemH gene encoding ferrochelatase, with protein sequence MKKDLLYIMYMGGPDSIEGIEEFLYNLFSDRTIIDFHVGGMLQNFIAKKIAKKRSKKVAPEYMKLGGQSPQLPHLKSLLEKIRPEYQRITGRELETSIGMCYYHPYIKDSLKELEGREFENIYVTTMYPQYSYTTTGACFDRFNPLPKPRGNMVIKKFWHMNEKYNKCITDRIFKAAEKLGKPLSECHILFSAHSLPEYTVKKGDEYTMHIREQANYLISKTNPRSSGLAYQSRTGPVKWVSPYTDQELVRLAQEKVDNVIVVPISFVSDHIETLIELDEQYIPEYEKSGLNIVRIESLNDSDDFAEAILDIILN encoded by the coding sequence ATGAAGAAAGACCTGCTCTATATAATGTATATGGGCGGGCCGGACAGCATTGAGGGCATAGAGGAGTTTCTTTATAACCTCTTTTCCGACCGCACGATAATAGACTTTCATGTGGGCGGGATGCTGCAGAATTTCATTGCGAAAAAAATAGCGAAAAAACGCTCCAAAAAGGTAGCACCGGAATATATGAAGCTGGGCGGGCAATCCCCCCAGCTTCCTCATTTAAAGTCACTACTTGAGAAGATACGCCCCGAATATCAGCGCATCACAGGCAGAGAGCTTGAGACCTCCATCGGCATGTGCTACTACCATCCGTACATAAAAGACTCGCTGAAGGAACTGGAAGGGCGTGAGTTTGAAAATATCTACGTCACAACCATGTATCCCCAGTATTCATACACCACCACAGGCGCATGCTTCGACAGATTTAACCCGCTTCCTAAGCCACGCGGAAACATGGTCATTAAAAAATTCTGGCACATGAACGAAAAATATAACAAATGCATAACCGACAGGATTTTCAAAGCGGCTGAAAAGCTTGGCAAACCTCTGTCCGAGTGCCATATTCTGTTCTCAGCGCACTCCCTGCCGGAATACACCGTGAAAAAGGGTGACGAATATACCATGCATATCAGGGAGCAGGCGAATTATCTCATATCAAAGACCAATCCGAGGTCATCCGGACTGGCATACCAGAGCCGCACGGGGCCTGTCAAATGGGTATCCCCCTACACCGATCAGGAGCTTGTCAGGCTGGCACAGGAGAAGGTGGACAACGTCATCGTTGTGCCTATCTCTTTCGTTTCAGACCACATAGAGACCCTTATCGAGCTGGACGAGCAGTACATCCCCGAATACGAAAAGAGCGGTCTGAACATTGTCCGCATAGAAAGCCTCAACGACAGCGACGATTTCGCAGAGGCCATACTGGATATAATACTAAACTAG
- a CDS encoding rod shape-determining protein codes for MGLFDIFSNDLAIDLGTANTLIYVKGKGVVCSEPSVVAINNINNEVLAVGSEAKSMLGRTPANIVAIRPMKDGVIANFEVTERMLKNLIQKVHNRKSLVRPRIVICVPSGVTQVEKRAVKDSAIQAGAREVYLVEEPMAAAIGAGLPIEDPSGNMVVDIGGGTTEVAVISLSGIVYSNSVRVGGDEMDDSIVSYVKRKYNLLIGNGTAEQIKMKIGSCFPMENEMSIKIKGRDLVTGIPKTIDITDAEVREALDEAVSKIIDAVRIALEKTPPELSADIVDRGIVLTGGGALLKGLDKRLSHETGLPIIVADDPLLAVAIGAGKVLDNIELLKKVTID; via the coding sequence ATGGGGCTTTTCGACATTTTTTCCAATGACTTAGCAATTGATCTTGGCACAGCCAATACTCTTATATATGTAAAGGGCAAAGGGGTTGTCTGTTCCGAACCCAGTGTTGTTGCCATCAACAACATTAACAATGAGGTTCTTGCTGTGGGCAGCGAGGCAAAAAGCATGCTGGGACGTACTCCCGCAAACATAGTTGCCATCCGCCCTATGAAAGACGGTGTTATCGCAAACTTTGAGGTCACAGAGCGCATGCTTAAGAACCTCATTCAGAAAGTTCACAACAGAAAATCACTGGTCAGACCCAGAATAGTAATATGCGTTCCCTCAGGCGTTACACAGGTTGAGAAACGTGCAGTTAAAGATTCAGCCATTCAGGCGGGCGCCCGTGAGGTTTATCTGGTTGAAGAGCCTATGGCTGCGGCCATCGGTGCGGGACTTCCCATTGAAGATCCGTCAGGCAACATGGTTGTCGATATCGGCGGCGGTACCACAGAAGTTGCCGTAATCTCTCTTTCAGGGATTGTTTATTCTAACTCCGTTCGTGTGGGCGGGGATGAGATGGATGATTCAATTGTCAGCTACGTGAAGCGAAAGTATAACCTGCTTATCGGTAACGGAACGGCAGAACAGATTAAGATGAAGATAGGCTCATGTTTTCCCATGGAAAACGAAATGAGTATTAAGATAAAAGGTCGGGATCTTGTTACGGGCATACCTAAGACTATTGACATTACAGATGCCGAAGTCAGAGAAGCTCTGGACGAAGCAGTATCAAAAATTATTGATGCCGTGCGTATCGCTCTGGAGAAAACTCCGCCTGAGCTTTCAGCGGACATAGTTGACAGAGGTATCGTACTGACAGGTGGCGGAGCTTTGCTTAAAGGACTCGACAAACGTCTTTCCCATGAAACCGGACTGCCCATCATAGTGGCTGACGATCCGCTTCTGGCCGTTGCTATCGGCGCAGGAAAAGTGCTTGACAACATCGAGCTTCTGAAAAAAGTAACAATAGACTAG
- a CDS encoding GGDEF domain-containing protein, with protein sequence MPNNTKVVARAKTESIKTYIENIFPLADFKSVREIEDLNREIVVFELNGEDSADSIKELLKTNNFFLFISDMLHDELLLELSREYYFVFCLKEDPMTEIEIRFNTLLQHRSIKLELETKSEELESTIFELAFASTNVLEQNEFLEQMAKKDGLTLLYNHSYFKDKLKDELLRSERYNNHFCLALLDIDFFKKVNDNYGHLKGDEVLKSFAATIKDSIRTTDLASRYGGEEFAIIFTETDLEHAIMAIERIRTKLAATYFESGGEKFKITFSAGITPFHKCYHDVEFMVGVADKALYLSKSTGRNKFTVLTGEDVCG encoded by the coding sequence ATGCCGAATAACACAAAAGTAGTTGCAAGAGCCAAAACAGAGAGCATTAAGACTTATATTGAAAATATCTTTCCTCTGGCGGACTTTAAGTCCGTCAGAGAGATTGAGGATCTGAACAGGGAGATAGTTGTCTTCGAACTGAACGGCGAAGACAGCGCAGACTCCATCAAAGAACTGCTGAAAACCAACAACTTTTTTCTGTTCATTTCCGATATGCTCCACGATGAGCTTCTTCTGGAACTTTCCAGAGAGTACTACTTTGTTTTCTGTCTGAAAGAAGACCCCATGACCGAAATAGAGATACGATTCAACACCCTGCTTCAGCACAGAAGCATAAAGCTGGAACTGGAGACCAAATCGGAAGAACTGGAATCCACGATATTCGAACTGGCTTTCGCATCCACAAACGTTCTGGAACAGAACGAGTTCCTTGAGCAGATGGCCAAGAAAGACGGCCTCACCCTTCTCTATAACCATTCATATTTCAAAGACAAACTGAAAGACGAACTCCTGCGCTCGGAAAGGTACAACAACCATTTCTGCCTTGCGCTTCTTGATATCGACTTCTTCAAAAAGGTTAACGATAACTACGGACACCTCAAAGGTGACGAGGTTCTCAAGTCTTTTGCGGCAACCATTAAGGACTCCATCCGCACAACCGACCTTGCGTCACGCTACGGCGGCGAGGAGTTTGCGATAATCTTCACCGAAACCGACCTTGAACACGCAATAATGGCCATCGAAAGGATACGCACAAAACTTGCGGCCACCTATTTTGAAAGCGGCGGCGAAAAATTCAAAATAACCTTCAGCGCAGGCATAACGCCCTTTCACAAATGCTATCATGATGTTGAGTTTATGGTAGGAGTGGCGGACAAAGCTCTCTATCTGAGCAAATCCACCGGAAGGAACAAGTTTACCGTACTTACAGGCGAGGACGTCTGCGGCTAG
- a CDS encoding UbiX family flavin prenyltransferase has translation MRRVFLGVTGASGAVYAKDLITRLPEHDCELHLCITPDALTNINLELKKEYLTPQQFINDIDAKAVLHDYKNFAAPVSSGSFMVDSYIIAPASMGFVGRAAGGISSNLIERCADVALKERRKLLILFREMPLNLIHLENLTLLTRAGAVILPAAPGFYHNPSGIDELISFVTGKIFDIIGIEHNLYKRWGDEPQSV, from the coding sequence ATGAGACGTGTTTTTCTGGGTGTTACGGGAGCAAGCGGTGCGGTTTATGCAAAAGACCTCATTACCCGTCTGCCCGAACACGACTGCGAACTGCATCTGTGCATCACCCCCGATGCACTGACCAACATAAACCTTGAACTGAAAAAGGAATACCTGACTCCTCAGCAGTTTATAAACGATATCGATGCAAAAGCTGTTCTGCACGATTATAAAAACTTTGCGGCTCCCGTTTCCAGCGGTTCCTTTATGGTTGATTCATACATAATCGCACCCGCATCCATGGGTTTTGTCGGAAGAGCGGCAGGCGGAATAAGCTCGAACCTAATAGAAAGATGCGCCGACGTGGCACTGAAAGAGCGCAGAAAACTTCTGATTCTGTTCCGTGAGATGCCGCTGAACCTCATCCATCTGGAAAATCTGACCCTGCTGACCCGTGCCGGAGCGGTAATTTTACCCGCCGCCCCCGGTTTTTATCACAATCCGTCGGGAATTGATGAACTTATCTCTTTCGTAACCGGAAAAATATTTGATATAATAGGAATAGAGCATAATTTATATAAGAGATGGGGCGATGAGCCCCAAAGCGTGTAA
- a CDS encoding secondary thiamine-phosphate synthase enzyme YjbQ, with translation MLTLNINTSARCQFVDITRDIESRLAAHGLSDGILVVFTPHTTSAITINENADPDVQTDMNAFLSKLIPAAKEFRHYEGNSDSHIKSSLVGASETIIVENGKMLLGTWQGIYFCEFDGPRQRKVYLKFIGS, from the coding sequence ATGCTTACACTGAATATCAATACATCGGCCCGCTGCCAGTTTGTGGATATCACCCGTGATATCGAAAGCAGACTGGCAGCCCACGGGCTGTCCGACGGTATACTGGTCGTCTTCACTCCACACACCACATCAGCAATCACCATAAATGAGAATGCAGATCCGGACGTTCAGACGGATATGAACGCATTTTTGTCAAAACTTATTCCTGCTGCTAAAGAATTTCGTCACTATGAAGGTAATTCGGACAGTCATATAAAATCGTCGCTGGTGGGTGCATCGGAGACAATTATTGTCGAGAATGGGAAGATGTTGCTGGGAACGTGGCAGGGGATATATTTCTGCGAGTTCGACGGCCCCAGACAGAGAAAGGTCTACCTTAAGTTCATCGGCTCCTAG
- the hemE gene encoding uroporphyrinogen decarboxylase, with protein sequence MAFNDLLLRTLNGEKTDRPPVWFMRQAGRYMKEYREVRSKVTFLELCKSPELCTEVTLQPIRAFGFDNAILFSDILIPVEPMGIELDFNPAPLIANPVRTLADADKLREIDPAKDVPFVLETVKMLVKALDVPLIGFSGAPFTLACYMVEGKGSKNFEHIKIMMHTEPKAYAVLMEKLTNSTLKYLQAQVDAGAHVVQMFDTWAGILSPYDYEKFVFPYVKYIVDNIKGAPMIYFAKDSYSFSDTMGKLNCAGMGVDWKTKLVDADAKLGAGKYVLQGNFDPVLLFGTKEAIKEQADQILAEGKTLKGHIFNLGHGILPTTPVENVDYLVKLVKGQA encoded by the coding sequence ATGGCTTTCAACGATTTATTACTCAGAACTCTCAACGGCGAAAAAACGGACAGACCCCCTGTGTGGTTCATGCGTCAGGCAGGCCGATATATGAAAGAATACAGAGAGGTGCGCAGCAAAGTGACCTTTCTGGAACTCTGCAAATCACCCGAGCTCTGCACAGAAGTTACGCTGCAGCCCATCAGAGCTTTCGGGTTTGACAACGCCATTCTTTTTTCAGACATTCTGATTCCCGTGGAACCTATGGGAATAGAGCTGGATTTCAACCCCGCACCCTTAATAGCGAACCCCGTCCGCACACTGGCGGATGCAGATAAACTCCGTGAGATCGACCCTGCGAAGGACGTTCCCTTTGTTCTTGAAACAGTGAAAATGCTGGTCAAGGCTCTGGACGTTCCGCTCATCGGTTTCTCCGGCGCACCCTTCACCCTCGCATGCTATATGGTCGAGGGCAAAGGTTCCAAAAACTTCGAGCATATTAAAATAATGATGCACACAGAGCCTAAGGCATACGCTGTGCTTATGGAAAAACTTACCAACTCAACCCTGAAATACCTTCAGGCACAGGTTGACGCAGGCGCACACGTTGTTCAGATGTTCGACACATGGGCAGGCATTCTGTCGCCCTACGACTATGAAAAATTCGTGTTCCCCTACGTTAAATATATCGTGGACAACATCAAAGGCGCACCCATGATCTACTTCGCAAAAGACAGCTACAGCTTCTCCGACACCATGGGCAAGCTGAACTGTGCAGGAATGGGCGTTGACTGGAAAACAAAACTGGTCGATGCGGATGCGAAACTCGGCGCAGGAAAATACGTTCTTCAGGGTAACTTTGACCCGGTTCTGCTCTTCGGCACAAAAGAGGCCATAAAAGAGCAGGCTGACCAGATCCTTGCCGAAGGCAAAACCCTTAAAGGGCATATATTCAACCTCGGCCACGGAATCCTCCCCACAACACCCGTTGAAAACGTGGACTACCTCGTTAAACTGGTGAAAGGTCAGGCATGA
- the mreC gene encoding rod shape-determining protein MreC: protein MKLWKKSLIAFIALLILVIIQARNPEIKGPFRGIIGNFVNPLVYYTEKSFSFFSDIWSGYINLVDVRRQNDRLKEANGQLMLENSLLREQVKEHGRIARLLKFKDYSDLDFVPTTVIGRNVKGYLKFIVIDRGSRDGIKRQDPVISFNGLVGMVREVYPDSAEVEVVLSPASNVSVMNNRTRTVGMVRGNGHGGMTVDFYDRLDGVKKGDTMVTSGLGGVYPKGLVVGYVDNVKTAETGLFKIMTISSKVRFEKLENVLVIRQQ from the coding sequence ATGAAACTTTGGAAAAAATCCCTTATTGCTTTTATCGCCCTGCTGATCCTTGTTATCATTCAGGCGAGAAATCCTGAGATAAAAGGACCTTTCAGGGGCATAATAGGCAATTTTGTCAATCCCCTCGTATATTACACTGAAAAGAGCTTCAGCTTTTTCAGCGATATATGGAGCGGGTATATCAATCTGGTGGACGTGCGCAGGCAGAACGACAGGCTGAAAGAGGCCAACGGTCAGCTCATGCTCGAAAATTCACTTCTGCGTGAGCAGGTGAAGGAGCACGGACGCATAGCCAGACTCCTCAAGTTCAAAGACTATTCAGATCTTGACTTTGTTCCCACAACAGTCATCGGACGTAACGTTAAAGGTTATCTCAAGTTCATAGTCATAGACAGGGGCAGCCGTGACGGGATCAAACGTCAGGATCCGGTCATCAGCTTCAACGGTCTGGTGGGCATGGTTCGTGAGGTATATCCGGACAGTGCCGAGGTTGAGGTTGTGCTCAGCCCCGCCAGCAACGTATCCGTTATGAACAACAGAACCCGCACTGTGGGTATGGTTCGCGGAAACGGCCACGGCGGAATGACGGTGGATTTTTACGACAGGCTTGACGGAGTTAAAAAAGGCGACACAATGGTAACATCCGGTCTGGGCGGGGTATATCCCAAAGGGCTTGTGGTGGGCTACGTTGACAACGTTAAAACTGCGGAAACCGGACTTTTCAAGATCATGACCATCAGTTCGAAGGTCAGGTTTGAAAAACTTGAGAATGTTCTGGTGATCAGACAGCAATGA
- a CDS encoding UbiA-like polyprenyltransferase yields the protein MEKLKTFLSMIKVEHTLFALPFAFTGMFLAADGLPDLRTVGLIALAVLGARSGAMGFNRIADAKIDARNPRTEKRDIPAGKISVVEASLYTVLSFALYFLAAYLLNPLCFYLSPVPFIVFILYSYTKRFTFLCHIVLGVALGIAPIGAWAAVTGDINLGISLLGLAVLFWVSGFDIVYACQDIEFDKSEGLFSIPRFLGLSRSLMLARLFHLTAFGLFFYTWHYFQMGFIYLAGILLSGGFMVYQHAIIKPSDLSRLGMAFFNLNAYISVTICIFTFVDIMVKRMI from the coding sequence TTGGAAAAATTAAAAACTTTCTTAAGCATGATAAAGGTTGAACACACCCTGTTCGCCCTGCCCTTCGCCTTCACTGGCATGTTTCTGGCGGCGGACGGACTGCCCGACCTGCGCACTGTGGGTCTGATAGCTCTTGCCGTTCTGGGAGCCAGAAGCGGCGCAATGGGTTTCAACCGCATAGCTGATGCAAAGATAGACGCACGCAACCCACGCACCGAAAAAAGAGATATCCCCGCCGGAAAAATTTCCGTTGTTGAGGCATCGCTTTACACTGTTCTCTCTTTCGCACTCTATTTCCTTGCGGCATACCTGCTTAATCCCCTGTGTTTCTACCTTTCCCCCGTACCGTTCATCGTTTTCATACTCTATTCATACACTAAGAGATTCACATTCCTCTGCCATATAGTATTGGGCGTTGCTTTGGGGATTGCCCCCATAGGCGCATGGGCAGCTGTCACTGGTGATATAAACCTCGGAATCAGCCTTCTGGGGCTTGCAGTTCTCTTCTGGGTCTCCGGATTCGATATAGTTTACGCATGTCAGGACATTGAGTTCGACAAAAGTGAAGGACTGTTCAGCATCCCCCGTTTTCTGGGGCTTTCAAGATCCCTGATGCTCGCCAGACTGTTCCACCTCACGGCCTTCGGACTGTTCTTCTACACATGGCACTATTTTCAGATGGGCTTCATCTATCTGGCGGGAATACTCCTTTCGGGCGGATTCATGGTCTATCAGCACGCAATAATAAAACCGTCCGACCTCTCCAGACTCGGCATGGCGTTTTTCAATCTCAACGCATATATTAGCGTTACCATCTGTATCTTTACTTTTGTGGACATCATGGTCAAGAGGATGATATGA
- the serA gene encoding phosphoglycerate dehydrogenase: MAKFKVLVTDHISQDGIDILRADSDIQVDIMAGIKNAELKKIIGEYDAIITRSGTTVDAELIENPGKLKIIGRAGVGLDNVDIEAASMKGIIVMNAPTGNTLAACELTMGMMLSVVRKIPTANQITKAGEWDRKRFMGIQLYKKTLAVIGLGRIGGNVAKRCRAFEMKVVAFDPYIKKSRAESLGVELCDTLEEAIAQADVITFHTPLTDETKNLITSKEIAKMKDGVVIINCARGGIVNELDLVEACKSGKVAAAGLDVFVTEPPVNHPFFDVDNIYVTPHIGANTHEGQYGVAVIIAEQVKNALHGRSYRNAVNIPFMKSQLPEEMQKYFELMESMGHLAAQVVKGRPESIEFTMVGPKFEEDFGERTFDTPFNFQPFSIAGLKGFMEVAVKENVSFINAPYVAKERSIDVLETKTHSYGKFNDLVVIKVKTDKEEKTLGGTVFNDGIGRILTYDNYYLDLIGEGTFLYFKNMDRPGMIGKLGTILGNNSINIADFELSRVDDGTAVGFVRVDNKIPADVVKEILALDGMIEAKTVTL; the protein is encoded by the coding sequence ATGGCTAAATTCAAAGTTCTGGTTACCGACCACATCTCACAGGACGGTATAGACATTTTGAGAGCGGACAGTGATATTCAGGTCGATATAATGGCGGGAATCAAAAACGCCGAACTCAAGAAGATAATCGGCGAATATGACGCAATAATCACGAGAAGCGGCACAACCGTTGACGCTGAACTTATTGAAAATCCGGGGAAACTGAAGATTATCGGCCGTGCGGGTGTCGGGCTTGACAACGTAGACATCGAAGCCGCCAGCATGAAGGGCATTATCGTTATGAACGCTCCCACCGGCAACACTCTTGCCGCCTGCGAGCTGACAATGGGTATGATGCTTTCCGTGGTGCGCAAGATACCCACCGCAAACCAGATCACAAAAGCCGGCGAATGGGACAGAAAGAGGTTCATGGGCATCCAGCTCTACAAGAAGACCCTCGCTGTCATCGGTCTCGGCCGTATCGGCGGAAACGTGGCAAAAAGATGCAGAGCTTTCGAAATGAAAGTTGTTGCGTTTGACCCCTATATCAAAAAATCAAGAGCCGAATCTCTCGGCGTTGAGCTTTGCGACACTCTGGAAGAGGCTATCGCTCAGGCGGATGTTATCACATTCCACACTCCCCTGACTGATGAGACGAAGAACCTCATAACTTCCAAAGAGATCGCCAAGATGAAGGACGGAGTTGTAATAATCAACTGCGCAAGGGGCGGCATAGTAAACGAGCTTGACCTCGTTGAAGCATGTAAGTCCGGCAAGGTTGCGGCGGCAGGTCTGGACGTTTTCGTTACAGAACCCCCCGTTAACCATCCTTTCTTCGATGTGGACAACATCTATGTTACACCCCATATAGGAGCGAACACTCACGAAGGTCAGTACGGCGTTGCCGTTATTATCGCAGAGCAGGTCAAAAACGCCCTCCACGGACGTTCATACCGCAATGCAGTGAATATCCCCTTCATGAAATCTCAGCTTCCCGAAGAGATGCAGAAATATTTCGAGCTGATGGAGAGCATGGGACATCTTGCTGCGCAGGTTGTTAAAGGCAGACCCGAAAGCATCGAATTTACAATGGTGGGCCCCAAGTTTGAAGAGGATTTCGGCGAAAGAACCTTCGACACCCCCTTCAACTTCCAGCCCTTCTCAATTGCAGGTCTGAAAGGCTTCATGGAAGTGGCTGTGAAAGAGAACGTGTCTTTCATCAACGCACCCTATGTTGCCAAAGAGCGCAGCATCGACGTGCTTGAAACAAAAACTCATTCCTATGGCAAGTTCAACGACCTCGTGGTTATCAAGGTCAAAACCGACAAAGAAGAAAAAACCCTCGGCGGTACTGTCTTCAATGACGGCATAGGACGCATTCTTACATACGACAACTACTATCTCGACCTTATCGGCGAAGGTACTTTCCTGTACTTCAAAAACATGGACAGACCCGGCATGATAGGCAAACTGGGAACCATACTCGGCAACAACAGCATAAACATTGCCGACTTCGAGCTTTCCAGAGTAGACGATGGTACGGCTGTGGGCTTTGTCCGTGTGGACAACAAGATCCCCGCAGATGTTGTCAAAGAGATACTCGCACTTGACGGTATGATAGAAGCAAAAACCGTCACCCTTTAA